From Streptomyces griseorubiginosus, one genomic window encodes:
- a CDS encoding MarR family transcriptional regulator codes for MRDAVDEFMDQWAAQRTDLDLDAMGTVGRILRLARLVNVRLKDYFTQYDMETWEFDVLATLRRSGQPLTAKALAGSIMIGSAALTNRIDRLVARGLVTRESVPGDRRSLHIALTDEGRELVDRVVEGHVQNQRKILAGLTPADREDLTRVLRTLLVSLGDTR; via the coding sequence TCGACGAGTTCATGGACCAGTGGGCCGCCCAGCGCACTGACCTCGACCTCGACGCCATGGGCACGGTCGGCCGCATCCTGCGGCTGGCACGGCTGGTGAACGTCAGGCTCAAGGACTACTTCACGCAGTACGACATGGAGACGTGGGAGTTCGACGTGCTGGCGACCCTGCGCCGCAGCGGGCAGCCGCTCACGGCCAAGGCGCTGGCCGGCAGCATCATGATCGGCTCGGCCGCGCTCACCAACCGTATCGACCGGCTGGTCGCCCGCGGTCTGGTCACCCGCGAGTCCGTGCCCGGCGACCGGCGCAGCCTGCACATCGCGCTCACCGACGAGGGGCGCGAGCTGGTCGACCGGGTCGTGGAAGGACACGTCCAGAACCAGCGGAAGATCCTCGCGGGCCTGACTCCGGCCGACCGCGAGGACCTCACCCGCGTGCTGCGCACCCTGCTGGTCTCGCTCGGCGACACCCGCTGA